The DNA segment TGCGGAAACTATTGAGGTTTTTTACTTCTGCTCGCTTGCCAAGCTCTTTTGCCCCTTTGGGCGCGACGGAAATATTGACATCGAAGCGCATATTGCCGTGATAGAGATCACCATGACTGACACCAGAATATGTCATCAAACGGTGGAGCTCAGTCACATAGGCTCGCGCCTCTGCCGGACTGTGCATATCTGGCTCAGAGACAATTTCGATCAACGGCGTGCCTGCACGGTTGAGATCAACCAAACTATAGCCGGAGTAGTGCGTCAACTTGCCCGCATCGGATTCGATATGTGCGTGGTGAATGCGCACATGTACTGGGGTACCGTCTTCAAGCACCGTATCGACGTAGCCAGCGAGGATGGTAGGTTGATACATCTGCGTGATCTGGTAGCCACTGGGCAAATCTGGGTAAAAATAATGTTTGCGGTCAAACCGACTAACGCGGGCAATCTCAGCATTCAACGCCTTGCCAGCCCGAATTGCGAGATCAACTGCGTGTCGGTTGAGAACTGGTAGCATACCAGGTAACCCATAGTCGATCGGGTGAACTTTGCTATTTGGTTCTGCCTCCCGCGCATCGTTATCGGCGGGGCTAAACAGCTTTGTCGCCGTCGCCAACTGTACGTGGCATTCGATGCCGATGGTCATCTCATAGGTATCAAGGGTGTCACTACTCATCTTAGATAGCTCCCAAATCTTTCAAGGCTTGTTTGTAGGCGCTGAGCGAGCGCAGGGCTATATCGGGCGTAACATGCACGTCCGTTTCATGAGCCAGTTGGTTGCGAATCTTGTGTGCACCCCAGACGTGATTGGCATTTGTCCAGATGTTTTGAGCAGATTTCATTCGTTCGCCCATTGTCTCGCCCTTAATATGTCGCTCTTTGAGCGCGAGATCCAGCAATTTATCTGCATTGAGTATCGCCATTGGGTAACTTTGCGGGTTTTCTCGGCTCAAGCTATTCTCGATCTCAAGCCATTTCGTTTGGTACTTCTGCGAGTCGAGGCTCGGGACGCCCCGTCTCGACATCGTCAGGTAGACGACCAAAATAATGGCAACAATCAAAACGCTCACAAGGAGAAAGAAACTAGCGGGATTTTGAGTCATTCTTTGGCCTCCATACTTCCAGCAAGTGCCAGCATCGCTGCATCGCTCTTGGCCGGTCCGATAAGTTGTATCCCGATTGGCAAGCCGGCTTTTGAGACGCCGGCCGGCACGCTCAGTGCTGGCAAGCCAGCAAGACTTGCCGGGACGGTCATGACATCGGCTAGATACATTTTTACGGGGTCGTCTGTGTTTTCGCCGATACCAAATGCGGGTGTCGGTGCTGTCGGCAAAATCAGGAAATCATACTGAGAAAACAATGTATCGAATGCTTGGATCAACAACGTCCTAGCTTTTTGCGCCTGCAAATAGTAGGCATCAAAGAAGCCGCTGCTCAACACGTAGCTACCGATCATGATACGGCGCTTGTTTTCAGTAACAAATCCTTCATCGCGCGAACGTCCGTAGAGTTCTGCCAGTGTTTTTACGTCGTGCGCACGGTACCCGTAGCGTATCCCGTCAAACCGCGCGAGATTGCTACTCACCTCTGCTGGAATGATGATGTAGTACATAGCGAGGGTGTATTTGAGGAGTGGCATCTCGACTTCCTCGACGACATGTCCCGCCGCACGCAGACGCTCGACATATTCGAGCGTACAACCGCGAACCTCTTGATCGACATCATCTGACATCGCATCTTTGACAAGACCAATACGTAGCTTCGGCTGTACAAACGTTGTCGGCTCAAAGAAATCAGGTAGTGTCGTCATGTCCTTTTCGTCGCGGCCAGCCATAATGCTTGTCACGAGCGCCACATCCTCAGCGCATTTCGCGAAACATCCCATGGTATCCGTGCTACTCGCCATCGCTACTACTCCATAGCGGCTACTGGTACCATAGGTTGGCTTGTAACCATATACGCCGTTGAAGCTTGCAGGCTGCCGGATAGAGCCACCCGTATCACTACCGAGGGCAAATGGTACGATATCGAGTGCGGTCACTACTGCCGATCCGCCCGAACTACCACCAGCAACTTTTGTCTGATCGACGGCATTTTTTGTCACGCCGTAGGCAGAGTTTTCGGTCGAAGCGCCATGAGCGAAAGCGTCGAGGTTACTCTTGCCGATACAGATGGCACCCGCCGCCTCAAGTTTGTCGACAACCGTTGCCTGGAGCGGAGCCTGGAAGTTCTCGAGTATCTTTACAGCAGCGGTCGTCGGTGCGCCAAACGCAAGATAGTTGTCTTTGACGACAAATGGTACACCCGCGAGTGGACCGACAGATTCACCGCTAGCGATACGTGTATCTATCTCATCTGCTCGTTTGAGAGCACGATCAGCCGTCAGGCTGAGAAGCGCATGATAACCTTTGGCTTCCTTTGCCTTAGCGAGAGCTGTCTCAACTTCTTGGCGGGCGGTTGTGTCACCATTTACAATACGCGCAACTCGGTCAGTTATCTTCATGACTACAATACCTGCGGCACTTTCACACTATGATCGGCTTGCTCAGGAGCAAGCGCCAGCAGCGCCTCGCGGTCAGCAGCACCTTGACGCACGACATCATCGCGCCATACATTTTCGAGTCCCGATACTTGGTAGGTTGGTTCGACATTCGACGTATCGAGCTCACTGAGCTGGTGGACATAGTTGAGAATATTCTCCAGATCGACCTGGAGTGCCGCTAGTTCGTCATCGCTGAGTTGCAAGTTACTTAACTGTGCGAGATGCCGCACGTCGTCGGTGGTGATAGTGCTCATTTGTACGTATTATAGCGCATCTATCGTTGTTTTGAAAAGCAAAGGATTGACTAAATAAATCATGTGTGTTATAATAAGATCAATGTCTTAGGAATACATCCTTTCGTTGACAGCAACTTTAACAAGCTAGGAATACGCCTTCATTCCTGAATCGCACCGACTCATCAAACATACTTGATGGATGAGTGCGATTCGGGAAGCTCAGTACCGACGCAGAAGTGGAGCCCATATCATGAACTTCACTCGTATCGGCCGTCGTAACCGTGGCCGCACCGGTGCGGCGCTGCTCGTCATCGTCGGGCTCATCGCCGTCATCTGGTACATGGTGGCGGCGAACACCACCCACACGACGACCATCACGGTCTGCAACAAGGAGCGGGTCGCGGTCAAGAACTCCGGTGAGTACCGGATCTACGCCGCCGAGGGGACGTTCGTCATGGCGGACTCCCTGCTCGGGACGGTCCGCTACGACACGGCGGACGCCTACGCGAAGGTGAAGCCCAAGACGACCTACGACGTCGTCTACAAGGGCTGGCGCATCCCCTTCTTCAGTTCGTTCCCCAACTTGCTCGAGCTCAAGGAGTCGGCCACGCAGCACCCGGAGGCCTGCGCCAACTTCGGCTGACCGTCGGCAACGCGTGCGGGCTGGCGGGACCTTGTCCCACCAGCCCGCACCGGCAATTCCTAGCTTGTTATCTCTCAGCTCCCACAGGGGAGTAATTTTATTGTCTTTATTTAGTTGTATGGTTGCCTAGATAACTCTTATGCTTCATAATAGCCAGTAGATGAGTCATCAGATCAAAAAACACTTGGGGGCGATTGTTCGGCATAATGGTGTCGAGTTTCGCGTTTGGGCGCCATTTGCAAAAAATGTCAAACTCCTTACCCCCTATCTTGGAGTATTTGATGGCAGCAATACCTACGATATGCTCAGCGAGAATGACGGATACTGGTCAGCATTCGTCAAAGATGCAGAAGTCGGCCAAAATTATAAGTTTTTGATCGACACCGGCAATGAGCTGCTGACAAAAAATGACCCGCGCGGACGCGCACTCACCGCAAGCGACAATGGCGTATCGGTGGTCGTTGGGTCAGATTTCGACTGGGGCGACGACCTTTTCATGCCAATTCCAAGGGAGCAGCAGATTATCTACGAACTTCATATCGGCACCTTTAATCGCCGCGACCCCGCTACGACCGGCACCTTCTACGATGCAATCGAAAAACTTGACTACCTCCTAGACCTCGGCATCAACATGATCGAGGTCATGCCGGTTACCAGCATGGCGTATAGCAACGGCTGGGGCTACAACGTCACCGACGTATTTTCGATCGAAAATGCCTATGGCGGGCGCCATGGACTTATGGAGTTTGTTAAAGCCTGCCATATGAGAGGTATCGGTGTCATTATTGACGTGGTGTACAACCATTTCATGAGCGGCGACCTATGGCGTTTCGATGGATGGTATGAAAACGACCGTGGTGGCATCTACTTCTACAACGACTGGCGAGGCGATACTCCCTGGGGCGCACGACCTGACTATGGAAGAGCCGAGGTGCGACAATTTCTGATCGATAGTATCGTGATGTGGTTTAACGAATACCGCGTTGATGGTCTCAGGCTTGATAGCACGGCTTATATGCGCAACACGCTCGGCTACAATGATGATCCCGCCCATGATGTCGATGGCGCCTGGAGCCTCATGCAGGATATTACTGATGTGGCGCACAGGATACGGCCCGGCTCCATCGTTATCGCAGAAGACACCTCGGGCAATGACTATATAACGAAGCAGCGCCAGGATGGTGGATGTGGGTTTGACGCGCAGTGGGGTATTCCTTTTCCACACGCTATCCGGAAAATGCTCGGACTTGGTACCTCATGGCCAGTTGATCTCGGTGAGCAACTGCTTCGAGCGTATAATGGTGATGTCTTTCAACGCGTTATCTTTAGTGACTCTCACGATACCGCAGCCAATGGCTCAACCCGCATTACCAGCGCTATTTCACCAGAAAATCCCAATAGCACGAGGGTGCGTCAGGACACAATTATTGCGTCAGCAATCACCCTTACGTCACCCGGTATTCCTATGCTACTTCAAGGCCAGGAGTTTTTGCAGGAGGGTGCATTCACTGATTGGCAAGTGCTCGAATGGGAAAAAACTGAGCAATTCGCCGGCATCGTGAAAGCCCACCAAGACATCATCGACCTCCGCAAAAATACCTACGGCAATACAAGTGGGCTACTTGGGCAATCAGTTAGAGTGTTTCATAGAAACGATCAGGGCCAAGTGTTTGGTTATCATCGCTGGAGCCGAGGCGGGCCAGGCGACGATGTGCTCGTGCTGATTAATTTTGGTGATACCGAATATCACGAGTATCATCTAGGCTTTCCGCGCCCAGGTGAGTGGCGAATACGGTTCAACAGCAGCTGGCAAGGCTATAATAGCGACTTTCCCGAGTTAACTCCGGACAGCGTATCCACCGACGATAGCTGTAATCTCGCCATGGACATCCCAGCACGCAGCGTGCTCATTTTGTCACAAGACGCTACTGCTTCTTAATATTCTAGCTCGGCACGTACCGGCCGATGGTCTGATCCGACGTCTCGCCATACTTTATAAGCATGCGTCTTGAAATGGTGCGAACCAAATATCCAGTCAACTTTCGCAAGACGAATCGAAGGAATCCACTCCACTCCGTGTTGCTTGCCCGAGATAGTGAGATGATGACCTGGATCGAGATCGTGAAGCTGCGAGTGACTCACCATGTAGTCGATGGTGGTCCCGCTGGCCATTTCATGAGCGCGCGATGCAATACTGCGAATCAGATCGTGCGGTGCCCGGCCCACAACTGAATGCAACAAACGATTTCGAGCAATACGTGCACTCTGTGATCGGCTTCGCATGGCATTGAAATCCCCCATAACAAGCGTTGGGCAAGCCATCTTTCCGATTGCTTGAACCAGGTCTTCGGCTTGCTTGAGACGCATTGTCTCACTGTTATCATCAAGATGGACCCCGATGATTCGCAGTTTTTTGCCGGCAGCGTCACGACACGTTACGTCAAGTGCATTGCGGACTCCCCCAAGTCTGAGTGTCGTTGAAGAAACCAATTTACACCGTGTAAAAATAGCAAGTTCATAAGGATAGCTCTGATTCTTCGTATGATAATAAGCGGGGTCAGGATCATACGGCACCGTGGCGATTTCGTACCCAAGATAATTCATCGTGACGCGTACGTGTTCTGGCATCGCACCATGCTCCCCGAACTCAGGTATGACCACTATATCTGCGTCGAGTTCCTTTATGACCGCAATGCCATCGTGGTCATTGGCACGAATCGTACCGACGTGTTCGTCAAACATGCCTTCGGCATTCCACGTCACCACTCTCAGTTTGTTCATTTCATCTTTCCTTTGATTTCAGCGATGAGATCACGCAGTTCTGCGGCTCGTTCAAACTCGAGATTGGCACTGGCGAGACTCATCTGTCC comes from the Candidatus Saccharimonas aalborgensis genome and includes:
- a CDS encoding alpha-amylase family glycosyl hydrolase yields the protein MSHQIKKHLGAIVRHNGVEFRVWAPFAKNVKLLTPYLGVFDGSNTYDMLSENDGYWSAFVKDAEVGQNYKFLIDTGNELLTKNDPRGRALTASDNGVSVVVGSDFDWGDDLFMPIPREQQIIYELHIGTFNRRDPATTGTFYDAIEKLDYLLDLGINMIEVMPVTSMAYSNGWGYNVTDVFSIENAYGGRHGLMEFVKACHMRGIGVIIDVVYNHFMSGDLWRFDGWYENDRGGIYFYNDWRGDTPWGARPDYGRAEVRQFLIDSIVMWFNEYRVDGLRLDSTAYMRNTLGYNDDPAHDVDGAWSLMQDITDVAHRIRPGSIVIAEDTSGNDYITKQRQDGGCGFDAQWGIPFPHAIRKMLGLGTSWPVDLGEQLLRAYNGDVFQRVIFSDSHDTAANGSTRITSAISPENPNSTRVRQDTIIASAITLTSPGIPMLLQGQEFLQEGAFTDWQVLEWEKTEQFAGIVKAHQDIIDLRKNTYGNTSGLLGQSVRVFHRNDQGQVFGYHRWSRGGPGDDVLVLINFGDTEYHEYHLGFPRPGEWRIRFNSSWQGYNSDFPELTPDSVSTDDSCNLAMDIPARSVLILSQDATAS
- a CDS encoding endonuclease/exonuclease/phosphatase family protein, with translation MNKLRVVTWNAEGMFDEHVGTIRANDHDGIAVIKELDADIVVIPEFGEHGAMPEHVRVTMNYLGYEIATVPYDPDPAYYHTKNQSYPYELAIFTRCKLVSSTTLRLGGVRNALDVTCRDAAGKKLRIIGVHLDDNSETMRLKQAEDLVQAIGKMACPTLVMGDFNAMRSRSQSARIARNRLLHSVVGRAPHDLIRSIASRAHEMASGTTIDYMVSHSQLHDLDPGHHLTISGKQHGVEWIPSIRLAKVDWIFGSHHFKTHAYKVWRDVGSDHRPVRAELEY
- the gatA gene encoding Asp-tRNA(Asn)/Glu-tRNA(Gln) amidotransferase subunit GatA, with translation MKITDRVARIVNGDTTARQEVETALAKAKEAKGYHALLSLTADRALKRADEIDTRIASGESVGPLAGVPFVVKDNYLAFGAPTTAAVKILENFQAPLQATVVDKLEAAGAICIGKSNLDAFAHGASTENSAYGVTKNAVDQTKVAGGSSGGSAVVTALDIVPFALGSDTGGSIRQPASFNGVYGYKPTYGTSSRYGVVAMASSTDTMGCFAKCAEDVALVTSIMAGRDEKDMTTLPDFFEPTTFVQPKLRIGLVKDAMSDDVDQEVRGCTLEYVERLRAAGHVVEEVEMPLLKYTLAMYYIIIPAEVSSNLARFDGIRYGYRAHDVKTLAELYGRSRDEGFVTENKRRIMIGSYVLSSGFFDAYYLQAQKARTLLIQAFDTLFSQYDFLILPTAPTPAFGIGENTDDPVKMYLADVMTVPASLAGLPALSVPAGVSKAGLPIGIQLIGPAKSDAAMLALAGSMEAKE
- the gatC gene encoding Asp-tRNA(Asn)/Glu-tRNA(Gln) amidotransferase subunit GatC; protein product: MSTITTDDVRHLAQLSNLQLSDDELAALQVDLENILNYVHQLSELDTSNVEPTYQVSGLENVWRDDVVRQGAADREALLALAPEQADHSVKVPQVL